DNA sequence from the Microcoleus sp. AS-A8 genome:
TCGCACCTCCATACCAGCAACAACCCGCTAATTGCAACCAACACCAAAGCTAAAAAGTTGCGCTCGCTGCTAGAACGGCAAAGAGCCTGCCGAAGTAGAGGGCAGATTCCGTTTATCGAAGCCTTGGTGTTTTGTTCGGCTCCAGAGCTTCGCTGTGAACTGCAAGGAACCGCACGATACCGAGTTTGCCTGCGCGACCTGATACCCACTGGAACAAGAGGGGCACGAGCGGGCATTATGGCAGCAATTTTGCAGCGAGAGTGTCCTGGCGTTGACCCGTACCCAAGAGGAACCTACGACCGTCCTACGGTCAAGATGATTAGTCAAGCGATGGAGCAGGCTGGCATTCGCCCTTCAGAGCGGCATCGTAAGGTAGGTGACTACAAGCTCGATCAGACAATCGATAATGGACCGGGTTATCAAGATTGGGGAGCGACTCATACTCAAAACCCTAAAGCAAAGCGTCGGGTGCGCGTGTATTTAGTTCGCACCGAAGCCGCAGAAGACGATCGTAAAATGATTGAACGTGCGGCGCTACGCGAGTTTCGACTGTTAGAAATGCTCCAACCCCATCCCAGCATTTTGCGGTGCGATAACTACACCGAATATGAACTGGGACCAGCACTGATCTTTGAATACGACCCATCCGCGATTCGGCTTGACCATTATTTAGCGCAACGGAAAGACTCATTGAGTGTGGATGTGCGACTCAATCTGCTGCGTCAGATTGCTGAGGTGATTCGTTTTGCCCATGAAAAGAAGGTAGTGCATCGGGGCTTATCTCCTCAAAGCATTTTGGTGACTGAACACGATGGCGGACTGCCAAAAGTCAAACTGTACAACTGGCAGGTGGGGTACAGAACCGATGCTTCGACCACCGGAGCCTCCCGCGAAGTGTCAGCGACCTCGCATGTAGATCGCCTCGTTGAAGACAGCAGTACGGCTTATCTGGCACCCGAAGCGTTAACCGATGAGGGAATGATTGGGGAGTATTTGGATGTGTTCTCCCTAGGTGCGATCGCCTTCCATCTATTTTCAGGTGAAGCACCGGCTGTCAACGGTTTAGAACTGAGCCGTAAACTGCGTGAAACGAAAGGCTTACAAATTAGCTCCGTTTTGAATGGTGCGCCGGAAATTCTGCAATTTCTGATTGAATACAGCACCCATCCAGATGTGGCGAATCGCATCGATTCCGTTGCCGATTTTTTGAACATTTTGGACGGAGTTGAGGAAACACTGTTAGCTCTGGAGCATAAACTGGTTGAGAATCCAACGCAGGCACAGCAGGGTGATTTGTTGCCGGGACGCCTCACGGTGATCAAACGATTAGGACAAGGGGCGACCTCCACGGCGCTGCTGGTTGAACGGGATGGGCAAGAGTTTGTTCTCAAGGTAGCGAATGACCCAGACGATAATGCTCGACTCAGAAGTGAAGTGGAAGCACTACAACCACTGCGCCATCCTCACATCGTAGAATTCTGTGAGGCGCTGGAGATTGGAAAACGAGTGGCGTTTCTGATGCGTCCGGTGTTTGTGGAGAAGGATAAACGGCTAGTCGAAACGCTGGGACAGCGATTGCGGAAAGAGGGGCGGTTACACATAGACCTGTTGCAGCGGTTTGGACAAGACCTGCTGGATGTGGTGAATTATCTAGAAGAACAGGGAACCAACCATCGTGATATTAAGCCTGACAATATTGCGGTGGGGCAGGTGGGACGAGGTGATCGCTTACATCTGGTCTTGTTCGATTTTTCGCTCTCTAAAGCCCCAATCGAAAATATTC
Encoded proteins:
- the pglW gene encoding BREX system serine/threonine kinase PglW encodes the protein RILTLTYMVIQLSRFYILAANPPNLYLPWFLANDSHLHTSNNPLIATNTKAKKLRSLLERQRACRSRGQIPFIEALVFCSAPELRCELQGTARYRVCLRDLIPTGTRGARAGIMAAILQRECPGVDPYPRGTYDRPTVKMISQAMEQAGIRPSERHRKVGDYKLDQTIDNGPGYQDWGATHTQNPKAKRRVRVYLVRTEAAEDDRKMIERAALREFRLLEMLQPHPSILRCDNYTEYELGPALIFEYDPSAIRLDHYLAQRKDSLSVDVRLNLLRQIAEVIRFAHEKKVVHRGLSPQSILVTEHDGGLPKVKLYNWQVGYRTDASTTGASREVSATSHVDRLVEDSSTAYLAPEALTDEGMIGEYLDVFSLGAIAFHLFSGEAPAVNGLELSRKLRETKGLQISSVLNGAPEILQFLIEYSTHPDVANRIDSVADFLNILDGVEETLLALEHKLVENPTQAQQGDLLPGRLTVIKRLGQGATSTALLVERDGQEFVLKVANDPDDNARLRSEVEALQPLRHPHIVEFCEALEIGKRVAFLMRPVFVEKDKRLVETLGQRLRKEGRLHIDLLQRFGQDLLDVVNYLEEQGTNHRDIKPDNIAVGQVGRGDRLHLVLFDFSLSKAPIENIRAGTAGYLDPLLQLRKPPRWELHAERYAAAVTLYELATGVLPKWGDGTTDPSHSTCEITIDAELFDASLRDGLTEFFQKAFRRDPRQRFDNAEEMLRAWRDCFEGIEAPGTLSDHENESELRELLADAGFDTSISELGLGTRATNALDRANILTVKDLLSISPRILSRLRGVGNPTRREISTAVKILRQRLGTLDSALEVTKTVEGQQAESGKLSIDLLMQKVTRAGSKEGEHVHQIQTALLGLNPGMTDRWAGQADVAEHLNKTPEIVNHWVGKFQSRWAKEPAITKLRSDVVEILGGAGGVMTVEELAEAILLARGSIQDEPLRTKLAIAALRVAMEVENTITQPRFLIRQDKYQL